Below is a window of Oceanipulchritudo coccoides DNA.
AACCCACCGGAAATCATGGGTAGGATTATTGTTGTGGATGACGTTCTGACCACAGGAGCCACCCTTAATGCAGCCGTACAAGCGCTCAATATGGTCGGTTTGGAGGATATTTATGCCTTTACGCTCGCCCATGGTTGAGTTTAGCTCCCCATTTACTGAATTTTCCGTATTATGCCTTTCTTTTCAAAACCGACATACTCGACCATTTCACCGGTCAAGAAGAAGGATATTCCCAAGGACCTGTATACCCGTTGTCCGAAATCCGGCGAGCTGGTATACACCAAGGAGCTTGAAAAAAACTTGATGGTGGTGCCGAAGAGTGGATTTCATTTTCCATTGGACGCTGCTACCCGCATTGAGTCGTTGATCGACGAGGGAACCTGGAAAGAGTTCGATGACGAGCTGGAGTCCAAGGATCTCCTCAAATTCAAGGATACCAAGGCCTACGCTGACCGGTTGAAGACCTACAAGAAAAAGACCGGGCTGAATGATGCCATTGTCTGTGGTCTCGGAGAAATGGGCGGTATTCCGGTGAGCCTTTCGGTCATGGATTTTCGTTTTGGAGGGGCCTCGATGGGATCTGTCGTGGGCGAGAAAATTGCCCGTGCGGTGGAACGCGCAATCGAGGAATCCTGCCCTGTGATAATTGTTGCCGCCTCGGGTGGTGCCCGGATGCAGGAAGGCATTTACAGTCTCATGCAAATGGCCAAGACCAGTGCTGCGTTGGCGCGGCTCAAACAAGCTGGTTTGCCCTTTATCTCGGTCTTGACCAATCCCACAACGGGCGGGGTGACTGCCAGTTTCGCGACCCTCGGAGATCTCATCCTGGCCGAGCCGGAAGCCTTGATCTGCTTTGCCGGACCGCGTGTCATCAAGGAGGGAACCAATGAGGAACTGCCAGCCGGATTTCAGCGCACGGAATTTCTTTTGGATCGCGGCCTGATCGACCAGATCGTCCCCCGCGGGGAAATGCGGGAACGGCTCATCTATTTCCTGAGCGTGCTCTTTCTTAGAAAAGAGATTCCTTCAGAAGAAGAGGCTTCCTAAGCCGGTTCGCTCACATCCAGGCACTTCTTCATGAACCAGACGCTGGATTCTTACGAGGCGGTTCGTTCCTACCTGTATGGCTTGAAGCATCGGGGCGCCCTGTACGGAATTGACCGGATGCGGGAATTTGTTGCCCATTTGGGCCATCCGGAGCTGGCCTATCCGGTGATTCATGTCGCCGGGACCAACGGAAAAGGCTCTACCTGCGCCATGCTCGAATCCATTTTCCGGACGGCGGGTTACAAAACCGGACTTTTCACCTCTCCACATCTGGTGCATCAGGGCGAGCGAGTGCAGGTCGACCGCCATATGCTGACCCGGGAGGACATCGTCGCCTATACCCGACGCCTGAAGCCCATTGCCGAGGCCGTTGAGCAAGCCCATCCGGATCACCATCCGACCTTTTTCGAATTCATGACCGGAATGGCCTTTCTTCGCTTTGCCGAGGCCGCGGTCGATGTTGGGATTATTGAAACGGGCTTGGGTGGACGCCTCGATGCCACCAATGTCGTCCAGCCTGAGCTGTCTGTCATCACCTCGATCAGCTTGGATCATACGGATATCCTCGGAGACACGATTGAGGCCATTGCCTCCGAGAAAGCCGGGATTATCAAGCCCGGAAAACCGGTTGTGATGGGCTTGCTTCCAGTTGAGGCAGAACAAGTTATCGAACAAGTCGCCCGTGATCGAGGCGCGCCGCTGCACAAAGTCTCCGAGGCCTTTGGGGCGGATGAAGGCCAGTTTCCCCTGACCGGCTTGCCCGGGGATTATCAGCGTCACAATGCCGCAACGGCTACACTTGCTGCACGTATCCTTGGTGATTCCTTCAAACTTTCCGAGGCTCAGATCCGGGAAGGCCTCCTCAGGGTGAACTGGGCCGGACGCTGGGAGCGGCACAATCTCAAGGACCGGGCGATTATTTTGGATGCAACCCATAATCCCGAGGGTGCCCTCCATTTGGAGAAGAACCTGCAGCAGTTGGTCCGTAAAACTGGCAAAAAACCTGTCATCCTCGCCGGTACCCTTGGGCTTCCACGTGCCCGGGCCCTCATGCCGGTGGTTGCCCGGTATGCCCGGGAAATCCATCTCCTTGTCCCCAAACAACCGCGCGCCTGCAGCTTGGAAGAGCTGCGGGCCTCCCTCCCTTCAACATTTGAAGGAAAGGTCTTTGAAAGCGCTGTTCACGAGCTTTTCCCCGCCCCGGGAACCTGCGCTGCCGGTAACCCCGCAGAGACACTTGTCGCCACAGGGTCCATTTACCTCATCGGGGAAATAATGGAAGCCCTCTATCACGAGGTACCGGTCGGGGAGCAATCGCTGCAGGATTGAAATTGACTGAAATACAGAATTACTGATATTCTGTATGCATGAGTAAGAAAGTGAAAATCGGCAAGCGGGGCATCATCACCTTACCCGCGGAGTTGCGCAAAAAGTATGGGCTTCAGGAAGAGGACGATCTTATTGTTGAGGAAACAGGCGAAGGCCTCCTTTTGCGACCAACAGTAAACCTCCCAATTGAGATCTTTACGGAGGAACGCATTGCTGAATTTATGGAGGACGATGAGGAACTGGGAAGGGTGCTTGACCGAATAAAGGCAGCAAGAGAGGAGTCTCCCTGATTGAATGAAAATTTTTCTAGACGCAAATGTCCTCTTTTCCTCCGCCAACACCGGGAGCCAGGTCTCTTTGCTGGTGGATGAGTTGGCCAGGGATGCGCAGCTAATCACGTCTGATTACGCCTTACAGGAAGCCCTCCGCAATCTGCGCTTGAAGCGGCCGACATGGATCAATGAGTTCAACAGGGTCTGCGACCAACTTGAGATTGTCCATAGCGTTGACGGGCCCATGCGCATCCGAATCGCATCAAAGGACCGGGCCATTCTCGCCACTGCCATCAAAAACGCCTGCGACTATTTGGTGGCAGGAGACAAGCGGGACCTCGGCCACCTGATCGGTAAGACGACAGGAATCACGACAGTTGTGACACCATTGCAGATGGCTCTGATACTAGAAGACCGGTACAAGCCTTGAGAGTACCCAATTTTACCCGAAAACGGGGTTGACATGTGGCGGAATGATCACAGCTTTTCCTTCTTTTACAGGCGAGCGTAGCTCAGTTGGTAGAGCACCACCTTGCCAAGGTGGATGTCGAGAGTTCGAACCTCTTCGCTCGCTCCAATTTTAAAACCCCTAAGTTGTCGAAGACCAGGGGTTTTTTCGTGTCCAGACCCCAGGCGTACTTTAACAAGTTCAAAAACCCATCATGGTTTGGGATACTCTCATTTGCGCCCAATCCTGTCCCGGCCGCCAGGACCTATGCCCTGCAACTTGTGGGAAGTGATGGGGATCGCGTCGCAAGGGATGAGATACAGGTCACGATTTCTAATAAAGCGGAAGGGAATCGGGGATTCCTGAGTGCCGCTGCCGATGGGTTTATTCGGAGGGTCTTGCAAGGTGGCTTTGGATGGCCGGTTCTCTCGTCGGCAGTGGCGGGGCATGAATCTACTCACCCCGGTTCTAGATAGGAATCATGTTTTTTTGCGCACTTTCGCTGAAATTTGCGGATATTGGCCTTTGTGTTTCAGGGCTCATCCGTTTTCCAATTTACATCCTGAGTTACGCGACTCCAAACCCATTGTCTAAGCTTCAATCATGAATAACATAATGAAATCCCTCGCCAATCCTCTCCTTGTTTTGGTTTTTATCGCGCCGATGGCCTTCTCGCAAGTTACCCTCAACTTGAATACTTATGTGCAGACAGGTGCCCGGGAAGCCACTTTATCTGGGGCCACAACCTCCGGAGCGTCGCTTCTATACCTGGACAATTCAGTCTCCGGCCGTAATGACACCGCCTTGGTAGCGCCGCTCAACAGTGGTAGCCTGACATCCTTCACCCAGGTTGGCGACACGATGACCTACAGTTTCAGGCTGAGCGGTATCACCGCAACGAACAATAACACCACGCCACTCTACCGGGTGGGCTTTGACTTCGGCAGCACGGCGGCCTTGCGCTACGAGACCAGCACAGGTACTCAGGATCAATTGAGATTTGGCTCTAATACCGACGGAAATCCGTTTGCTTCAGGAACCACAACTGACTTTACCACTGACAACTGGACAAGCTTTGCTTTGCAGAGTTTGCGTTTCGATGACGGCAATGAAATTGATGCGACGGTCTCGTTGGAGCTCGTAGGAACCGGAAGCTATGAGATGACTGTCACCTACGTCAACCCAGCCGATTCAAACATAACGACGTCCCTTAGCCACACCTTTACCGGTGTGAACGGCAATCAGGTGGTGAGCGTCTTCCACGCGACGAACAGTTCGGGCATGGTGGACGGCGACGCCTACACAATCAGCAACGCCTCCCTGGAATTCACCGCGGTTCCCGAGCCATCGACCTACGCCCTGTTGAGCGGCATGCTGGCACTAGGGGCAATCCTCATGCGCCGCCGCTTCCATCGCGGGTAAACCCTAACCAGGCTGATCTAGTCAAAAAAAACCAATGAAAAAACGAGCAAAAACATTCAAAAGTTATGCCGCCCTTGCGGCTTTTATCGCGCCCCTGGCCGTTTCGGCAACCATCCTCGACATCAATACCTTCGTGGTGATGGGGGCAAGGGAAGCCACTTTATCAGGTGCCACAACCTCTGGAGCGTCGCTTCTTTACCTGGATAATTCGGTTTCCGGTCGGAACGACACCGGCATGGCTGCTGTGATCAACAGCGGTAACCGGCCCCCTTTCACCCAGTTGGGCGATAAGATGACCTACAGCTTCAATTTGAGCGGCATCACGGCCCAGAACAATCAGTTCACGCCGGTCTTCCGGGTGGGTTTCGACTTCGGGGACACGGCGACCCTGCGTTACGCCACCAGCACCGGTACGGGTCCCCGATTGGAGTTTGGCTCCAACACAAACGGGAATCCGTTTTCAAGCGGAACCGTCCATATCACTTATGAAGATTGGGTAAGCCGGAGTCCGGAGGATTACATCAGCCTCCGCTTTGATGATGGAAACAATATCGACGCAACGGTTACCCTTGAGTTGGTCGCCTTCAACGGTTCCAATTATGATTATCAGATGTCGGTGACTTACCAGGACGCGACCTTTCCATCGATCACCAACACGAAGACCTACACATTTACGAACGTGAACGGCAATCAGGTGTTGAGTCTCTTCCACCTGACCAATAGTTCCGGCATGATCGCCGGCGACGCCTACACGATCAGCAACGCCTCTCTGGATTTCACTGCTGCTGGCACAACGCTGCCGACGCCGGAGATCCAAATCGCCATTGTGGGGAGCGATGTCCAGGTCAGTGTGGATGCGTCCGCCTCGAGCGTAAATTACCAGTTGCTCAAGTCCACAAGCGACCTCACCTCCGGTTCATTCGGAGCAGTCGGCTCGCCTCAGGCGGGCAACGACGGCACGCTTGTATTGACGGATACCGGCGGCCTGCCAGGAACCGGCAACAAGGCGTTCTACAAGGTCGAATCCTCCAATTGACGCTTTCTCGAGAACGGGTTGCCCCGACTGGTTCCGCCACGCTTTCCACCTGGGGTTAAAAATAGGTATTCAAGGGACGGCCCCGCAAGGGGCCTTTCCTTTTCAACCATCCCTTAAAGTATTGCCGCCTAAAACCTTCTGTCATAATCCCAAATGAAACAATTCCGAACAATCGTGCTCCTTTCATCCGTGTTGCTTCCGCTGGCTGCCATGTCCGCACCAACTGCCCTCGATCTGAATACCTTTGGGGGAACGGGAGCGGGTGCCTATACCCTATCCGGAGCCTCCACCTCGGGAGCCTCCATTGCATACGATACCAGTAACGGGGCCAACGATATAGGAATGGTGACCTCGATCAATAGCGGCAGCCTGAGCCCCTTCACTCAAGTGGGCGACAGCATGATCTACAGCTTCCATCTGGGCGGCATCGCGGCAACGAACAATCAGTTCACGCCGATTTTCCGCGTGGGATTCGACTTCGGGGCCACGGCGGCCCTGCGTTATGCCACAAGCACCGGGACCGGGCCGCGATTGGAGTTTGGTTCCAATACAAACGGGAATCCGTTTACAAGCGGTACCGTGCATGTGACGCATGAGGATTGGTGCCCCTTTGATCTTCAAGACATCCGGTTTGATGAGGGACACGAAATCGACGTGGCTGTTTCCCTTGAGCTCGTGGCGATCAACGACAGTTTGCATGACTACCAGATGACGGTCACCTATGTCAGCACCCTCAACCCGTCCGACACGAACTCGAAGACTTACACCTTCACCGGAGTGAACGGTAATCAAGTGGTCAGTCTCTTCCATGTCACGAACAGCGCGGGCATGGTCGCCGGCGACGCCTACACCGTCAGTAATGCATCCCTTGTTTTTTCCGGACCGACAGTCCTTGATCAAGTCCGGGCATCGGTTGATGCCCTGCCCGAATCCACCCCGGAGGAAAGGGTTAAAAAGGCGGTCCTTCAGGTGGAGGTTGAGCGCGCAGCCAACGCAGAGGCTGTTTCCCTGTTGGAAGAAAGCGATGCGCTCCTTGTGGAGGTGCAACAAGCCCTTTCCCGGAACGCACCAGAATTCACAGCGACCAATCCCGGCGCGCCTGTCAACCTTCCCATTCTTCGACCGCTCATCACACCGTATGTGGATAATCCTTACCTGCAAAAGCTTGAGCAGGAAGCCACTGATGGCATTGCCACCGATGATGTGCTCTGGCCGAGGGCCCTGCACTATAATCAGGTTATCAATGACGTGCAGGGAAACTACGGGGCCAGGTCGGCATTCAAACTCATGTCGGAATACTTGTGGTTGTTTGGCCACGATGAGAGCCCCATGAAGTTTGATCCTGAATTGTTAAAGCGTGTTTTGCGTCGAGCCCACGCTTACATGGATTCCCTGGAGCTCACCCCAAGCGTGAATGCCGACCCCGCACCGAACTGGTACGATCAATTTTCTGTCTATGTCGCATTTCCCGCCCTCTACGAGCTCCGCATGCTCTATCCCGGCTTGCTAATGCCCGCGCAACTCAGCCGGTGGGATAGCATTATGAACGCTGTCGCATTGGATATGGAGAGTTGGTACTTCATGGTACTTGGTTACAGCCCATGGAACATCAACATCGAGACCGGACGGCTTGTGGGTGTGATGGTAGCCGGGCTATGGACAGGTAACCAACAGCTTGTGGACCGTTCCTTTAATCATATTGATGCCACGACGGCGCGGTTGTTTCCGGATGGAGCCGTCCCTTACCACGGCGTGGGCCAGGCATCCTCCAACTACCATGACATATTGCTCGAGGAGTGGCTTATCCTCTACGAACTAACAGGCTACCAGCCGATCATGGATGCGATGGTCAATACCCAATGGAGGGGACCCGCCATGGGGCGGACCGAAGAATTCTGGACTTCTCCTTTCTACAAAACCTATCGCTGGAACTATCAAAAAGGAACCGAGGCTGGAAGCGAGCTGGTCGCCACCATGAGTCGGAATCCATATGTTCGCTGGCTCTTGGACCGGGATATGTTTCCCGACTACTTTACACCCGGCAGTCAACTGGGGCACCGCTATCAGGCTCCATGGTATGACGCCACGGTTATCGCCAATCCCTTGCCCGACAATTACACGATTGCGGATCGCAATACCGGAGGGCCAAGGGGCTGGTATGGCAACTTCACCTATGCGGGCGCTTTCCGCCCGAACCCCAACTCGACCCGCTACGAAGGCCATGAAACCCTCATGGGGGCCATGACTGTCGATGATGATGGCCGCGTCAACTCCATCCTTGTCGATGTCACCCCGCGTATCTGGCAGACCCCTGATAACACAGTCGAAAATGGATATGACATAAGTGCATGGGCGGACCTGACGATTTACGAGGATCCGGCCACGACGATCAGCAGCAATTACAGCGTCTCGACCTCGATTCATGAAATTACCCGCAAAAGAGCCGGTTCGGCTCGCACGGCCAACGTCTCCGGATGGACCGGCCGTCAGGTATGGATCGGATTGCCCGACCGGATTGTGGGATTGGTCTCGACCGTGCCAACGGCTGGGGAAGCGGCCGCCTATGCTATAAACGGTGTCTTGCGTTTAATTTCGGGAGGCACTGCCGGGGCGGAGACGACCAAAGTACTCGAGGAAATCATCCCCGGAACGCATTACCGGTATGGGCAATTGGATGTTTTCGTCCATGACAGCACCTACACCAGCCTCACGGGACTTGAAGTGGAATATCGTGTACCGACCTACCCAGCAACGGAACTCACCTTCAGCAACCGAGCCTCCGAGCCCTTGCCCGCCGGCACCCAAACCACCTTCCCCTCCGCAACCGAGTTCCGGTTTATTGTCGAGGTTCGGCCTGCATGGACCACAACCGACTTGACGGCCGTTAACGTGCTTGGTGATCAGGATCTGATCGGCTTGGACCTTGTCAGCAGTGAACTGTCTCTTCAGGTTTGGCTGAATGCAGCCGATACGGGTCGGAGTGTTATGCTCCAAAGAGGAAATCTACCTGCAGGCACGGATTCCATTGTTCTTTCTAACGGTGTTCTCGGAAGGGTCCCCTTCGATCCGAGTGTTCCGGTTTCCGTTAATCTGGTGCCCGGGCAGCACGCGGTGCTTGTGGTCAGCTCTGATCCGGAAGATCATCAGGTCGGCTGGGAATCCTTTACCCAACTGATTGAAACCCCGCTCATTGAATTCACCCGGCATGTTGACGGAATGGAAATTGAATACCGTGGAACCCTTCAGGAAAGCAGTGACCTCAATTCATGGACGGATATGAATCCACAGCCGGCCAGCCCTTGGACGTTTATCTTTGAACCCGGCGGGAAGCGCTTCTTTCGTTCTCGAGGGTATCCTCAGTCCCAAAGCACTATCGATTGATGCTGGCGGAATTTGATATACGCAATTTGGTTTCAGAATGCGGAAAACCGTGATTGTTTGCCTTATGCAGGTCATCTATAACTGATACCGTTCAATAGTGTAAGCAAACCCGCGATGGACCGGGATGACAGTCAGTCAGAACGGTATGCGATCAAACCCCCAAAAGACTCCGCTATCATGCATGATCCTCAAAGCAACTTTTCCGCAATAATATCAAGACCCATCTGGAGTCGTTTGGCCGCCATTGCCAGATCTGTCGGAATTCTAGCAGCGTTTAATTTCTTTTCATTAAGTGGTTTCGCTACAGGAGAACACTTCAATTTCTCTTATCTGTCGGAAGGCCCAATTCAACAAGAATTCTACGTTTCTCCGGATGGACGGGATTCTGACTCGGGAACCCTGGATAATCCACTGCAGACTTTACAGGCAGCCCGTGATAAAGCTTCTGCGTATCTCGCCAGCAACCTATCCTCAGATGGGGCTGTTGTCGTTTACCTGCGTGAAGGAGTATATCAACAAGACAGCACGATCGTATTCAGGCCACAGCACAGCGGCCGAGCAAACAGTCCTGTCATTTATGCCGCCTTTGCTGACGAGACTGTTGTCATTAGCGGGGGTAAAGCGATCACCGGGATATGGGAACCCGTGGAAGGTAAACCCTTCTATTCGATAACTATTCCCGAAGCTGCCTCGGGCAACTGGAAGTTCAATAGTTTGTATGTAAACGGTGAAAGCCGAACACGGGCACGCACACCCAATTATGACGAGAAGATGCTGAGAGCGAACGGGCGGGTTCCCCGCTGGAG
It encodes the following:
- a CDS encoding AbrB/MazE/SpoVT family DNA-binding domain-containing protein, whose amino-acid sequence is MSKKVKIGKRGIITLPAELRKKYGLQEEDDLIVEETGEGLLLRPTVNLPIEIFTEERIAEFMEDDEELGRVLDRIKAAREESP
- a CDS encoding bifunctional folylpolyglutamate synthase/dihydrofolate synthase translates to MNQTLDSYEAVRSYLYGLKHRGALYGIDRMREFVAHLGHPELAYPVIHVAGTNGKGSTCAMLESIFRTAGYKTGLFTSPHLVHQGERVQVDRHMLTREDIVAYTRRLKPIAEAVEQAHPDHHPTFFEFMTGMAFLRFAEAAVDVGIIETGLGGRLDATNVVQPELSVITSISLDHTDILGDTIEAIASEKAGIIKPGKPVVMGLLPVEAEQVIEQVARDRGAPLHKVSEAFGADEGQFPLTGLPGDYQRHNAATATLAARILGDSFKLSEAQIREGLLRVNWAGRWERHNLKDRAIILDATHNPEGALHLEKNLQQLVRKTGKKPVILAGTLGLPRARALMPVVARYAREIHLLVPKQPRACSLEELRASLPSTFEGKVFESAVHELFPAPGTCAAGNPAETLVATGSIYLIGEIMEALYHEVPVGEQSLQD
- a CDS encoding PEP-CTERM sorting domain-containing protein (PEP-CTERM proteins occur, often in large numbers, in the proteomes of bacteria that also encode an exosortase, a predicted intramembrane cysteine proteinase. The presence of a PEP-CTERM domain at a protein's C-terminus predicts cleavage within the sorting domain, followed by covalent anchoring to some some component of the (usually Gram-negative) cell surface. Many PEP-CTERM proteins exhibit an unusual sequence composition that includes large numbers of potential glycosylation sites. Expression of one such protein has been shown restore the ability of a bacterium to form floc, a type of biofilm.), which produces MKSLANPLLVLVFIAPMAFSQVTLNLNTYVQTGAREATLSGATTSGASLLYLDNSVSGRNDTALVAPLNSGSLTSFTQVGDTMTYSFRLSGITATNNNTTPLYRVGFDFGSTAALRYETSTGTQDQLRFGSNTDGNPFASGTTTDFTTDNWTSFALQSLRFDDGNEIDATVSLELVGTGSYEMTVTYVNPADSNITTSLSHTFTGVNGNQVVSVFHATNSSGMVDGDAYTISNASLEFTAVPEPSTYALLSGMLALGAILMRRRFHRG
- the accD gene encoding acetyl-CoA carboxylase, carboxyltransferase subunit beta; translation: MPFFSKPTYSTISPVKKKDIPKDLYTRCPKSGELVYTKELEKNLMVVPKSGFHFPLDAATRIESLIDEGTWKEFDDELESKDLLKFKDTKAYADRLKTYKKKTGLNDAIVCGLGEMGGIPVSLSVMDFRFGGASMGSVVGEKIARAVERAIEESCPVIIVAASGGARMQEGIYSLMQMAKTSAALARLKQAGLPFISVLTNPTTGGVTASFATLGDLILAEPEALICFAGPRVIKEGTNEELPAGFQRTEFLLDRGLIDQIVPRGEMRERLIYFLSVLFLRKEIPSEEEAS